In one window of Caloenas nicobarica isolate bCalNic1 chromosome 34, bCalNic1.hap1, whole genome shotgun sequence DNA:
- the LOC136000710 gene encoding uncharacterized protein LOC136000710 isoform X4, with protein MEPGSSRWQPVVQETPGQREQVLRREKEQRAARLLWPRQDARQERAELLAWHQQRLSALEQQHQPERLRELQSSFLRLYQHLAAWTEPGWGLGDLMAHGAPSWPSSPALDPNTHSEEQQCLISVFQIKTAVMEPQLVSSSGASNFFRVDVFNPQTVAMRCTGCVISELK; from the exons atggagccaggctcttctcggtggcagccagtg GTGCAGGAGACCCCCGGGCAGCGGGAGCAGGTGCTGCGGCGGGAGAAGGAGCAGCGGGCGGCTCGGCTGCTGTGGCCGCGGCAGGACGcgaggcaggagcgggcagagctgctggcgtGGCACCAGCAGCGCCTGAGtgcgctggagcagcagcaccagccggagcggctgcgggagctgcagag ctctttcctcaggctttATCAGCATCTCGCAGCATGGACAGAGCCCGggtggggacttggagacctcatggcccatggggccccatcatggcccagttcaccagccctggacccaaatactcATTCCGAGgaacaacag TGTCTAATAAGcgtctttcagatcaagacagcGGTGATGGAACCACAGCTAGTTTCTTCGAGTGGTGCCTCCAACTTCTTCAgagttgatgtctttaacccacaaacagtggCCATGAGATGTACTGGATGTGTGATAAGTGAACTTAAATga
- the LOC136000710 gene encoding uncharacterized protein LOC136000710 isoform X2 gives MAATALCRHPPGALSGQDLGEGVRRMEPGSSRWQPVVQETPGQREQVLRREKEQRAARLLWPRQDARQERAELLAWHQQRLSALEQQHQPERLRELQSSFLRLYQHLAAWTEPGWGLGDLMAHGAPSWPSSPALDPNTHSEEQQIKTAVMEPQLVSSSGASNFFRVDVFNPQTVAMRCTGCVISELK, from the exons ATGGCAGCAACAGCTCTGTGCCGTCACCCCCCAGGGGCTCTCTCCGGGCAGGACCTCGGCgaaggtgtcaggaggatggagccaggctcttctcggtggcagccagtg GTGCAGGAGACCCCCGGGCAGCGGGAGCAGGTGCTGCGGCGGGAGAAGGAGCAGCGGGCGGCTCGGCTGCTGTGGCCGCGGCAGGACGcgaggcaggagcgggcagagctgctggcgtGGCACCAGCAGCGCCTGAGtgcgctggagcagcagcaccagccggagcggctgcgggagctgcagag ctctttcctcaggctttATCAGCATCTCGCAGCATGGACAGAGCCCGggtggggacttggagacctcatggcccatggggccccatcatggcccagttcaccagccctggacccaaatactcATTCCGAGgaacaacag atcaagacagcGGTGATGGAACCACAGCTAGTTTCTTCGAGTGGTGCCTCCAACTTCTTCAgagttgatgtctttaacccacaaacagtggCCATGAGATGTACTGGATGTGTGATAAGTGAACTTAAATga
- the LOC136000710 gene encoding uncharacterized protein LOC136000710 isoform X1: MAATALCRHPPGALSGQDLGEGVRRMEPGSSRWQPVVQETPGQREQVLRREKEQRAARLLWPRQDARQERAELLAWHQQRLSALEQQHQPERLRELQSSFLRLYQHLAAWTEPGWGLGDLMAHGAPSWPSSPALDPNTHSEEQQCLISVFQIKTAVMEPQLVSSSGASNFFRVDVFNPQTVAMRCTGCVISELK, translated from the exons ATGGCAGCAACAGCTCTGTGCCGTCACCCCCCAGGGGCTCTCTCCGGGCAGGACCTCGGCgaaggtgtcaggaggatggagccaggctcttctcggtggcagccagtg GTGCAGGAGACCCCCGGGCAGCGGGAGCAGGTGCTGCGGCGGGAGAAGGAGCAGCGGGCGGCTCGGCTGCTGTGGCCGCGGCAGGACGcgaggcaggagcgggcagagctgctggcgtGGCACCAGCAGCGCCTGAGtgcgctggagcagcagcaccagccggagcggctgcgggagctgcagag ctctttcctcaggctttATCAGCATCTCGCAGCATGGACAGAGCCCGggtggggacttggagacctcatggcccatggggccccatcatggcccagttcaccagccctggacccaaatactcATTCCGAGgaacaacag TGTCTAATAAGcgtctttcagatcaagacagcGGTGATGGAACCACAGCTAGTTTCTTCGAGTGGTGCCTCCAACTTCTTCAgagttgatgtctttaacccacaaacagtggCCATGAGATGTACTGGATGTGTGATAAGTGAACTTAAATga
- the LOC136000710 gene encoding fas-binding factor 1-like isoform X5 yields the protein MAATALCRHPPGALSGQDLGEGVRRMEPGSSRWQPVVQETPGQREQVLRREKEQRAARLLWPRQDARQERAELLAWHQQRLSALEQQHQPERLRELQRSRQR from the exons ATGGCAGCAACAGCTCTGTGCCGTCACCCCCCAGGGGCTCTCTCCGGGCAGGACCTCGGCgaaggtgtcaggaggatggagccaggctcttctcggtggcagccagtg GTGCAGGAGACCCCCGGGCAGCGGGAGCAGGTGCTGCGGCGGGAGAAGGAGCAGCGGGCGGCTCGGCTGCTGTGGCCGCGGCAGGACGcgaggcaggagcgggcagagctgctggcgtGGCACCAGCAGCGCCTGAGtgcgctggagcagcagcaccagccggagcggctgcgggagctgcagag atcaagacagcGGTGA
- the LOC136000710 gene encoding fas-binding factor 1-like isoform X6, giving the protein MAATALCRHPPGALSGQDLGEGVRRMEPGSSRWQPVVQETPGQREQVLRREKEQRAARLLWPRQDARQERAELLAWHQQRLSALEQQHQPERLRELQSV; this is encoded by the exons ATGGCAGCAACAGCTCTGTGCCGTCACCCCCCAGGGGCTCTCTCCGGGCAGGACCTCGGCgaaggtgtcaggaggatggagccaggctcttctcggtggcagccagtg GTGCAGGAGACCCCCGGGCAGCGGGAGCAGGTGCTGCGGCGGGAGAAGGAGCAGCGGGCGGCTCGGCTGCTGTGGCCGCGGCAGGACGcgaggcaggagcgggcagagctgctggcgtGGCACCAGCAGCGCCTGAGtgcgctggagcagcagcaccagccggagcggctgcgggagctgcagag TGTCTAA
- the LOC136000710 gene encoding uncharacterized protein LOC136000710 isoform X3, with protein sequence MAATALCRHPPGALSGQDLGEGVRRMEPGSSRWQPVVQETPGQREQVLRREKEQRAARLLWPRQDARQERAELLAWHQQRLSALEQQHQPERLRELQSSFLRLYQHLAAWTEPGWGLGDLMAHGAPSWPSSPALDPNTHSEEQQNLKTIGEYPGMITNPRCSAAVHMNSHRARDWPLGNLAV encoded by the exons ATGGCAGCAACAGCTCTGTGCCGTCACCCCCCAGGGGCTCTCTCCGGGCAGGACCTCGGCgaaggtgtcaggaggatggagccaggctcttctcggtggcagccagtg GTGCAGGAGACCCCCGGGCAGCGGGAGCAGGTGCTGCGGCGGGAGAAGGAGCAGCGGGCGGCTCGGCTGCTGTGGCCGCGGCAGGACGcgaggcaggagcgggcagagctgctggcgtGGCACCAGCAGCGCCTGAGtgcgctggagcagcagcaccagccggagcggctgcgggagctgcagag ctctttcctcaggctttATCAGCATCTCGCAGCATGGACAGAGCCCGggtggggacttggagacctcatggcccatggggccccatcatggcccagttcaccagccctggacccaaatactcATTCCGAGgaacaacag aatttaaaaaccatTGGGGAATACCCAGGGATGATCACAAACCCCCGGTGCTCTGCCGCTGTACACATGAACTCCCATCGCGCTCGAGATTGGCCACTTGGCAACCTGGCAGTGTGA